ACAGTAAAAAATGTACTTGATGGGACTTCCAAAACGGGAGGTGCATCAATAAcagtcttcctttcatcctcgtcCGTGTGCCGCTATTCTAAATCAGTCACCGTGTACTTGAAAGTGGACGAGCACAGCTGAGTTATTGGTAGTAGTGGGTCGGGATGATCAATAGGAACTCCCTCGTCGTGTCGGTGAGCTCGCTGACCCATCACGAACGAAAACCGAACCctgagtgactggctggtggctggtggctgtggtctgtcctctgcggcaccgacacatcagaagggaagggaaggttgggggTGGTCAGGAGACACCAAGGTCGCGTATTCTCAGTCGCTTCCGCCTCTAAcatccactatttccaaaggccaaagattAGATCAATTTTACtctcatgaatgttttttttatttacgttcatggtacagaagctttgtcatcCCAACACCAGGATCGTAAAGCTGCCcatagaaatacccacaactcatacgaaagccttgtcaaatgtgtgtgcttggctgtagaaatgtttaagaatacggcgcTAAATGGCGTTACAAgtaggcagaggagaggagaggagaggagagaagaggagaggagagaagagaagagaagagaagaggaaaggagagaagagaagaggaaagaagagaagagaagaggaaagaagagaagagaagaggaaagaagagaagagaagagaagagaagaggagagagagagagagagagagagagagagagagagagagagagagagagagagagagagagagagagagagagagagagagagagagagagagagagagagagagagagagagagagagagagagagagagagagagagagagagagagagagagagagagagagagagagagagagagagagagagagagagagagagagagagagagagagagagagagagagagagagagagagagtcttcacgCCCCGACATCAGGAAGAAAACGGCCTCGGAGAATTTAGAGGAAGTTTATAAATGAACTAATGTTGAAATTAAGGTTGAGTTCTATTTTTTTGGTAATAGTTGATTGGTATAACTTTCCTCAATTTGTTCGACTCATGAATTAATATAACTCGATTTCTGAATTCCTTTAACTCGCTTCAATATGTATAAAGCCTCAATTTTCATAACTCGCCTAAATTGGTATAACTCAACTCAATTTGTATGGCCCACTTTGTATAACTGGCCTCAACTTGTACAACTCATGCATAACTTGTACATATTacgcttttttgttttcatttgttcttGCCCTTGGGCTGGTTCCTCTACTGCAAACTCGCCTAAAAATTTTCTAGCGTTTATTATTTACCTATTAACTGATTTTCCTGATGAGTATGAAGTGTAAGACTGCATGCGCACCACTCACCGAACTAACCTCTGATGCTTCGACTCCAATATAGTGTGACATATATgacttcccgaaattgacctctcttctggcctctttcttttttctttcgtcggAGCAGCGTATGGCGGTATTTATTTGATGTTCtctttgtttcttgcccttgaactgcctcccttgccgtaaagAAAAGAGGATCAAGCACTACAAGGCATAAagtttttgtatttctctctctctctctctctctctctctctctctctctcttcagtcacAGATTTGTACTCGAAGTCGTGTCTTGCAGTACAGCGAAGTCAAGCCTCGTCGGCCTCCTCCCCTCCGCGGCCCATCTTCCATTATGCTCCAAGTTTGTGTTCGCTAATTGAAAAAGTTAGCGCTTTATGAGTGGCCTTGTTTTATTTCATATGTATGAGTTATATTATCCGCCCGCCAGCCCTGGGGAAATTAATGAAACTGAAAGCCAGGGTGCATACATAATGAATGgaatgtgtgcctgtgtgtgtgtgtgtgtgtgtgtgtgtgtgtgtgtgtagacagcaaacacaagggaaagagaaagagagaaaaaaaaaagatcatagaTGGTGCACTGctgagaaatggaaaggagagaagataagaagaaaagagtaatAAGATGACAAAGACgtgaagagagagggagcgtAAGGAAGacaaacgaaagaaagggaaaaagagagagagagaaaaaaaaactcgtagagggtgaagtacagagagaggaagacaagaaagaagaaaataagattaaTGAGGACAAAAACAAAGGcgtgaggaagagaaacgaaagaaggaaagagagagatagaaaaaaaataactcgtAGAGGGTGCAgtgcagagagaggaagacaagaaagaagaaaataagattaaTAAGAGGACAAAAACAAAGGcgtgaggaagagaaacgaaagaaagggaaagagagaaattgaaaaaaaaaactcgtagaTGGtgcagtgcagagagagagagagaaggaaggaaggaaggaaggaaggagaggaaaacaagagtaaTAAGAtgacagaaacaaaaacaaaaggcgtgaggagggagacggaacaaaagaaagagaaagaaatagacggtgcagtgcagagagagagggaaagcaaagaagaaaggagaggaaaacaagtgtaatgagaggaagacagagacaaagatgaagacaaagacgTGACGAGGAAGGTAGCGTGAGGAAGACAaacggaagaaagggaaagagatgggcggtgcagtgcagagagagagggaaagaaaagaagaaaggagaggaaaacaagagtaatgagaggaagacagagacaaaaatgaagacaaaggaaggaggaagcgtaATGAAGACAAACGAGCGAAACACAGAGAAAGGCGCAAtgcagagggaaagaagaaaatagaggaagatgaaaacaagagTAATAAGCGGACAAAGAAGACAGAGACGAAGACATGGAcgtgaggagggagagtgagggagggagcgtgAGGAAGACAAACGGTATCGGGTGTGTGGGCATCGGGGGAAGTGTTTATGAGGTGACGACGCACATTAATCTTGGGAGTCGATCATACGCACGGCGATGATAAATATTGGGGGCGTATTAACCCTCTGGACAGTGCTggtaggtggtgggggtggtggtgaggagtgGCTGGTGCTGTTGTTGAGGTAGTGGAGTGGTGATGCAGGTgaagtggcgatggtggtggctgGTGGAGGGCGGCtggtgttgtggaggtggtgtggaGTGGTGTTAGAgatggctgtggtgatggtggtggctggtgGAGGGCGGCTGGTGTTGTggagtggtgttggaggtggctgtggcgatggtggtggctgGTGGAGGGCGGCTGGTGTTGTggagtggtgttggaggtggctgtggcgatggtggtggctgGTGGAGGGCGGCTGGTGTTGTggagtggtgttggaggtggctgtggcgatggtggtggctgGTGGAGGGCggctggtggtgtgggtggtggaggtggctgtggcgatggtggtggctgGTGGAGGGCGGCTGGTGTTGTggagtggtgttggaggtggctgtggcgatggtggtggctgGTGGAGGGCGGCTGGTGTTGTggagtggtgttggaggtggctgtggcgatggtggtggctgGTGGAGGGCGGCTGGTGGTGTggagtggtgttggaggtggctgtggcgatggtggtggctgGTGGAGGGCGGCTGGTGTTGTggagtggtgttggaggtggctgtggcgatggtggtggctgGTGAAGGGCGgctggtggtgtggaggtggtgtggagtggtgttggaggtggctgtggtgatggtggttatggtgaagaGTGACTGGTGGTGTTGTAGAGATGGTggattggtgatggtgatggtggtggtgaggtgtggctGTAGGTGGAAGAATGTGTGGCTTGgatgttgtggaggtggtggaaaggTGATGGAGTGTGGTAATGAaatgcgttgttgttgttgttgttgttggtggtggtggtggtagtggtggtggtggtgatataggaTTTGGTGATGAAGACGAATGTGATGTATGCTGTTTGTGGTATAGGTAGTGGTGGCAATAGAACGTGAGGTGATGAAGATGtagtgtgatgatggtggtgatggtggtggtggagggtatgATGATGAAGTGACGTAATGATATAATGTAAGACGGTGTTGTAGGAGGTGGCGGTGATGGAGAGTGTTGTAATGAAGAAGGATGTGGTGATGGAATGTAGGGAATGAAGTGTGTAGGGGTGGTGATGGACCGGTAGGTAATGAAGAATGATTTGATGGTGCTAAgatgtgctggcggtggtgtggCGGCGCTGGTAGAAGGTGTGATGATGCAGTAGGTTGTGATTCGTGAAGGTGTATTGACGAGGAGTGTTGCTGGAGAATGACAaacgatagaaagggaagggagataggaaaaaatAACTCGTAGATGGTGCAgtgcagagagagggaaggaaggaaggagaggaaaacaagagtaaTGAGAtgacagaaacaaaaacaatagagGTGAGGATCGAGGAAGGGAGCGTAAGGgagacgaacgaaagaaagagaaagaaatagacggTGCAgtgcagagagaaagggaaataaaagaagaaaggagaggaaaacaagagtaataagataacaaaaacaaaagatgTGAGGATCGAGGAAGGGAGCGTAAGGaagacgaacgaaagaaagagaaagaaatagacggTGCAGctcagagagaaagggaaagaaaagaagaaagtagaggaaaacaaGAGTAATGAGAGGAAGACATagacaaaaatgaagacaaaggaaggaggaagcgtaATGAAGAGTTgtagtggaggttgtggtggtggtggtgggggggggggaggtaaaatTTGCAAACATGAGGCCTAGTGATGACAGACTGGCTAACTGGGGTCTGGATGTCTGGTTGTCTGGTTGGTTGCTTAATTGCTCTGGTGGTTGGGTAGGGATGAGACTGCGATGACTGGATGGATGACTGAGTGTAACTAGTTGGctgacctcttccacctccctctgaGCACACGCCACTCCACTCCCCACTCCACCTTGCGTGCCGGGGTGGgtgtgctggctggctgggttTGGGTGGAGCCAGGATGATGAAGTGACGTGGTGCCTGCCGGGAAATCAGGTGCCCTCGGTAGGTGGCTGACGGCGTGGCGTAGGAAGACAGTTATTCCCTCCACGGCCCTTGTGCCCATCTTGGCGGTGGCTTGTGGGCGGGGCGCGAAGGGGACGAAGCAGAGGGAGATCTTTAGAAGGAACAGAATTTTGGATAGCAAGTAAGGGAAAGGGTTTTAGAATGGAGGGAATCGTGGTTGGGGCGTGAAAGAGGGAAGGTTGTGAGGGAAAGCTTTGAGAGGAGTAGGATTTTAGGAAGCTATATAGTAAGGGAAAGAATATTAGTAAGAAGGATCGTAGATCGTAAAAGAGGGGAAGGTTGTGAGGGAAAGCTTTGAGAGGAGTAGGATTTTAGGAAGCTATATAGTTAGGGAAAGGATATTAGTAAGAAGGATCGTGGGCgtagaaggagatggaaaagaggaagaaaatggaaaagaaagaagaaaaagaagaaagaagaaagaagagggagaaaagaaagaacagaaaaaggagaggcgaggagaggagaggagaggagaggagagaagaggagagaggaggagagagggagggagagcttggagAGAAGTAGGATTTTAGGAAGCTATATAGCAAGAGAAAGGGCGTTAGAAAGGAGGATCGTGGGCGGggcgtgaaggagaggaaggttgggAGGGAGAGCTTGGAGAGGAATAGGAGTTTATAAAGCGAGTGAGGGAAAGGGTTCTAGAAGGGAGGAATTATTGGTGGTGGCTCGTGAGTGggcgtgaaggagaggaaggttgggAGGAAAAGCTTTGAGAGGAATAGGAGTTTATAAAGCGAGTGAGGGAAAGGGTTTAGAATGGAGGAAGTCTTGGTGGTGGCTCGTGGACTTGGCATGCGTGAGAGCTTGGAGAGGAGTGGAATTTTAGGTAGCGAGTAAGGGAAAGGATTTTAGAAGGGTGGAAATTCATGAATGTAATCTCTCAAAATGCTGAATATAAAAGGATTCTATTGCTGTTAGTGAATAGGAGTTTAGGAAGCGAGTAAGGGAAAAGGGTTTAGAAGGGAAGAAATCCATTAACGTAAACTCACTTAACGTTAAATACGGAATGATTCTTTAGATACTTGTCAGGAAAAAAAGGGCTCAGGGAAGGAGGAACATAATGAAGGGAAATTCTGGTAATGGAAACTGAGTAAAGGAAAGCGTTTTAGAAGGGAGGAAATTCATGAATGTAAACTTATATAATTGTAAATATTCAAGTATTCTTTAGCTACTTGCAAGGGAAAAGGTTTAGGGAAGGAGGAACTTATTGAAGAGAACTAATGGTATTGGAGACAGGAGATACTTTAGGATAGCGGTCTTGACAAGAGGCTCTGGGAAGGATGTATACAGTAGAGTTTTGCCCAAGGTATTTAAGGTAAAGTTAAGGGCATAATtttgctatagctgcgcgtgggcTTAAAGTGTGGCTCACATTAAATGGCCTAGGAATAGAGGTTGAAGCAAGACACTTATAGAAAAGGCAACTGAGGGAGGGAACAAGATCTAGGGTACTaacagagggagatagggaagggaaaccaGGTGAGAGGAACTAATGAAAGGAGCGcagagtaaggaaggggaagCTGCCTGTCTGTGTAAATTACGTGTTTCAGGGGCGGGACGGCGGTAATTATAACAGGCAGTAAAACATCCCTGCAGATATAATGGAAGACGAACTGTTAGATTTACCGGAAGATAATTTGCTCATTAAAGACTCAGCTCACCTGTGGGCGGGGTGGAGGCAGTTCCTGAAACACGTGATTAAAGTTTTGCGGCCGGCTTTTTTCTCGTCCGTGTTTGTTCGTAATCGTTGGAGGGAGATTACCTGAGCTTCCCGGTAAGCGATCAATGGAGTTCCTCGCCACAAATTAGTAAAGGAGGCAAGAGATTTAAAAGTTTTGGTTTTCGTTAAATTTTGCCCTTGTGGCTCGTGATGCATCTCGTGGGTACAGTAATAATGAGTGTTTTGAAGGAGTCTCCTCCGATATAACCTGTTACGTCAATATTAAGGCTTATATTAAATCGACTAAATAATAATGTGTTTTTTGCTGCTATTGTGGTTTGTTAAGAAGAGTAGGTGATCCACTTTTGGGGGTTGTTGAAATACTGTAGAAAAGAAAGGTTAGTGAGGGTAATAATGAAGGTTGACTAAAAATAGTGTGATCGGAACGTTTTGAATTGTTTTAATGACTGAAAAGTTTAAAAATGGcagttgtaaaaaaaatggtatTCATTACTAAATGGAAGACCACGGTgaaatttttttttcatactgacCATATAATAAATTGTATTGAAACTACgctaacctaaaaaaaaaaaaagatttttcgTGAAAAAGATTTGTCTGTAAAGGAGGAAAAGTCGGCGTTGTTAGCTTTGGGCGATGAAAAGCGTGAGCGACGTACAGTTTTATCCGGGCGGTGGGGACagccggggggaggggggggggggcaacaaTGAGGTGAGGGACAAGAAAATGTCAACGTTAAACATGAACCTGAGCACCAAACTAACTTAACTTTCATCTAATTTCTAAGCTGACTTACCCTGGCTGGCCAGCCACTGAAGTCCTGACGTGTCATCGTTGATCCCGGCCTTGTGGCAACACCGGCGGGGCGAGGGAGGGGCAAGTGGGAGTGTGTCTTTGATTCCTCAGATTGAGCCAAAGCTTGACTGAGCAGGATACTGGAGTCTGCCTCAGCGTATTTTCAAACTTCATCTCAGCATACGCTCAAAATCTCCTTCAACATATTGCTGAATTCCCCATTGGTAAAGGAATTAAGTCCGCCTTAAGAAAGGGTCCAAGTCCTTCTAGAGAAAGGATTCCTAACCCACTGCTCCATGAAGACAGCATCGCCAGCACCTTGTTGGGCCGTGAACCCGACGAGGAGCACTGCCGCGGCCCACACTGGCTTAGTGGCCTTCAGGGCTCCGCCATGTGGATCCCTGGATCCGCCTCTGTTCAGACGGAAGTGAGAACTTCAGCGGGACTCCACCGAGTGCTTCCCTGTCTCCTTTGTCTGCCTGTACCCCCGactcgtgtgtgtgagtgtgtgtttgtgtgtgtgtgtgtgtg
Above is a window of Eriocheir sinensis breed Jianghai 21 chromosome 8, ASM2467909v1, whole genome shotgun sequence DNA encoding:
- the LOC126995345 gene encoding uncharacterized protein LOC126995345, with amino-acid sequence MTAGCGENVMWLVWLPVFGVVDCVEHGGAARVAMEDLQRGHGVSIVRVRRTLHIKGHRDAVLRCYRHICEEIAEWRRHEAAEAHILGASLTTVTRMDSSRLTPPTQSSPLSVYSLHRLSNSKRSFRETRCGYVAPTKQKERQVGNAAEDVEQESRRARHQAGINDDTSGLQWLASQAALHQPPPSPQPPPTPLHNTSRPPPATTIATATSNTTPHHQPPSTSHHHRHSHLQHHSTTPAALHQPPPSPQPPPTPLHNTSRPPPATTIATATSTTHTTSRPPPATTIATATSNTTPQHQPPSTSHHHRHSHLQHHSTTPAALHQPPPSPQPPPTPLHNTSRPPPATTITTAISNTTPHHLHNTSRPPPATTIATSPASPLHYLNNSTSHSSPPPPPPTSTVQRVNTPPIFIIAVRMIDSQD